A window from Malania oleifera isolate guangnan ecotype guangnan chromosome 7, ASM2987363v1, whole genome shotgun sequence encodes these proteins:
- the LOC131160592 gene encoding uncharacterized protein LOC131160592 isoform X1, protein MANSEEEEQSQLMPKISRVLNETLSSNATHPRKLRDLLTLRSSSSPHKFFTAFSKALTPLFCFHRRTAAAERAIRFVAIFASARDAANVSDCDAFLEDLLQFLLVAAAAANKTARFRACQIISEIIMRLPDDAEVSNELWDEVINCMKKRVEDKIPIIRIFAVRALSRFANDSENSDILELFLEALSLEQNAEVRKTIVLSLPPSNMTSSAVIDCTLDVSESVRKAAYCVLANKLPLQSLSIKLRAVILRRGFADRSSTVRKECLKLLKDEWLEKCCNGDPLELLKYFDVETYELVGESVMGALLKDGLVKVKDGQGIQRFKVLISEGSEGESGHCNSDSDVQLMEPEVALYWRTVCWHLQTEAQQKGSDAATTMGTEAAVYAAEASSNNELLERILPATVSDYVELVKAHLDAVIVSGPNYRFASRQLLLLGAMLDFSDSTNRKVASAFVQELLHRSLEHEVDDDGNKVVIGDGINLGGDRDWANAVSSLVRKVHATAGEFEEVILGVVEELAQPCRERTADFMQWMHCLAVTGLLLENTKSFRWLQGKAVGPAELLQSLLLTGAKHVHLDVQRVATRCLGLFGLLERSLSEELVKQLRISLVKGQLPVSVVACKALIDLEMWHGPQELERATGQRLSSKHDDDKMAFSPVDFSDADGVVDIELLDLLYAGLDRNDWKKSVDTDENNSVQDVIGEGFAKILLLSENYLSISASLHPLLLAKLISLYFSNETEDMHRLKQCLSVFFEHYPSLSVNHKKCLSKAFILVMRSMWPGIKGNAGGAPIIVSSMRKRAVQASRFMLQMMQAPLYPKESAAEDENSSRELPETLDSTVQPSLESGEEGLAIRIATEVASFPLKKTPAEKSYVIALCKILVLLQFRLSEKGAIKLIWRLLIHITESGLAEKETVKELKGMAVRIRAVDRHPDEELSQDLINLILGRLGIDFNFNVNDSMRVPPITPAPSSTRPARSRRRVRHQDDSDEGSATSVAPTIASAINIRSQRASKTAAMTRMSASRGIRVNDNDDDDDGEESSDVTSEDDSDESDLSV, encoded by the exons ATGGCGAACTCAGAGGAAGAAGAACAGAGTCAATTGATGCCGAAGATCTCTAGGGTTTTGAACGAAACCCTAAGCTCAAACGCCACACACCCTCGAAAGCTCAGGGACCTATTAACCCTCCGTTCTTCATCTTCCCCTCACAAATTCTTCACCGCGTTCTCCAAAGCCCTAACCCCCCTTTTCTGCTTCCACCGCCGAACTGCCGCCGCTGAGCGAGCCATCCGATTCGTTGCCATATTTGCTAGTGCACGTGATGCTGCCAATGTTTCGGATTGCGATGCCTTCTTGGAGGATTTACTGCAGTTCCTCCTCGTCGCTGCTGCCGCTGCCAACAAAACCGCTAGGTTTCGGGCGTGCCAGATAATTTCTGAG ATCATAATGCGGTTGCCAGACGACGCAGAAGTCAGTAATGAGCTCTGGGATGAGGTGATAAATTGCATGAAGAAGCGGGTGGAGGATAAGATTCCCATAATCCGCATATTTGCTGTTAGGGCTTTGTCAAGATTTGCAAATGATTCTGAAAACAGCGACATTCTTGAATTATTCCTTGAAGCACTGTCTTTAGAACAGAATGCA GAGGTACGCAAGACAATAGTTTTATCATTGCCTCCTTCGAATATGACCTCATCAGCAGTCATTGATTGCACCTTGGATGTGAGTGAATCAGTGCGCAAAGCAGCATACTGTGTTCTTGCTAATAAACTTCCTCTTCAGAGTCTCAG CATCAAGCTTAGGGCAGTCATTCTTCGGAGAGGATTTGCAGATCGTTCATCTACTGTTAGGAAGGAGTGTCTGAAATTATTGAAAGATGAATGGCTTGAGAAGTGTTGCAATGGTGACCCCTTGGAGCTTCTCAAGTACTTTGATGTTGAAACCTATGAATTGGTTGGGGAGTCTGTGATGGGTGCTCTCTTAAAAGATGGGCTGGTGAAAGTGAAAGATGGGCAAGGTATCCAGCGGTTCAAAGTATTGATCTCTGAGGGAAGTGAAG GAGAATCAGGGCATTGCAATTCAGATTCAGATGTCCAATTAATGGAACCCGAGGTTGCTTTATATTGGAGGACTGTATGCTGGCACTTGCAGACTGAAGCGCAA CAAAAAGGCTCTGATGCTGCTACCACAATGGGCACCGAGGCAGCAGTATATGCAGCAGAAGCTTCAAGCAACAATGAGCTTTTAGAGAGAATTCTTCCAGCAACTGTTTCTGACTATGTAGAATTGGTCAAAGCTCATCTTGATGCTG TTATTGTCTCAGGGCCAAACTATCGATTTGCATCTCGGCAGTTGTTATTGCTTGGTGCGATGCTTGATTTCTCTGATTCCACAAACCGGAAAGTTGCTAGTGCATTCGTGCAGGAATTACTACACAGGTCATTGGAACATGAGGTTGATGATGATGGGAACAAGGTTGTCATTGGAGATGGCATTAACCTTGGTGGAGATAGAGATTGGGCCAATGCAGTGTCTTCTTTAGTGAGAAAGGTCCATGCTACTGCAGGTGAATTTGAAGAAGTAATTCTTGGAGTTGTGGAGGAGCTAGCTCAGCCTTGCAGGGAAAGAACTGCTGACTTTATGCAGTGGATGCACTGCCTTGCTGTGACTGGTCTGCTATTGGAAAACACCAAGTCTTTCCGTTGGTTGCAAGGAAAGGCTGTTGGACCAGCTGAACTATTGCAGTCTTTATTGCTTACAGGG GCAAAGCATGTTCACTTGGACGTGCAAAGGGTTGCCACCAGGTGCCTTGGTCTATTTGGGTTGTTAGAGAGGAGCCTAAGTGAAGAACTAGTCAAGCAGTTGAGGATTTCCTTGGTTAAGGGCCAGCTGCCAGTTAGTGTGGTGGCTTGTAAGGCATTGATTGACCTAGAAATGTGGCATGGTCCTCAGGAACTTGAGAGAGCCACAGGGCAGAGGCTCTCATCAAAACATGATGATGATAAGATGGCTTTTAGTCCTGTTGATTTTAGTGATGCAGATGGCGTTGTGGATATTGAATTACTAGATCTCTTATATGCTGGACTTGACAGAAATGATTGGAAAAAGTCTGTGGACACTGATGAGAATAACTCAGTTCAGGATGTTATTGGGGAGGGGTTTGCAAAGATTCTTCTTCTCAGTGAGAACTATCTGAGTATATCTGCTTCCTTACATCCTTTACTTCTAGCCAAGCTCATCAGCCTGTACTTCAGTAATGAAACAGAAGATATGCATAG GTTGAAACAATGCCTATCTGTATTCTTTGAGCATTATCCATCTCTCTCAGTTAATCACAAG AAGTGTTTATCCAAGGCATTCATTCTGGTTATGCGTTCGATGTGGCCGGGTATCAAGGGAAATGCAGGCGGTGCTCCCATTATTGTGTCTAGTATGCGTAAACGTGCTGTCCAAGCATCACGCTTTATGCTGCAAATGATGCAGGCTCCATTATATCCAAAGGAGAGTGCAGCTGAAGACGAAAACAGCAGCAGAGAGTTGCCTGAGACCCTAGATAGCACTGTACAACCTTCACTTGAGAGTGGGGAGGAAGGCCTGGCAATACGCATAGCCACAGAG GTGGCAAGCTTTCCTTTAAAGAAGACACCTGCTGAGAAATCATATGTTATTGCATTGTGTAAGATACTAGTCTTGCTTCAATTCCGGTTGTCTGAAAAAGGGGCAATAAAGTTAATCTGGAGGCTCTTGATCCATATTACTGAGTCTGGATTGGCAGAGAAGGAGACtgtaaaggagttgaagggaaTGGCTGTACGGATTAGGGCCGTAGATAGACATCCAGATGAGGAACTGTCGCAAGATCTAATAAATCTTATTTTGG GGAGGTTAGGTATAGACTTCAACTTTAATGTAAATGACTCCATGAGAGTGCCACCAATTACACCAGCTCCGTCTTCAACCAGACCAGCCCGTTCTAGGAGACGAGTTAGGCATCAAGATGATTCTGATGAAGGTTCAGCAACCTCTGTTGCTCCTACAATTGCCAGTGCCATAAATATTCGTTCTCAAAGAGCAAGCAAGACTGCAGCAATGACCAGGATGAGTGCCAGTAGAGGTATTAGGGtcaatgataatgatgatgatgatgacgggGAAGAAAGCTCAGACGTGACATCTGAAGATGATTCTGATGAATCTGACCTGTCTGTTTGA
- the LOC131160592 gene encoding uncharacterized protein LOC131160592 isoform X3, which produces MANSEEEEQSQLMPKISRVLNETLSSNATHPRKLRDLLTLRSSSSPHKFFTAFSKALTPLFCFHRRTAAAERAIRFVAIFASARDAANVSDCDAFLEDLLQFLLVAAAAANKTARFRACQIISEIIMRLPDDAEVSNELWDEVINCMKKRVEDKIPIIRIFAVRALSRFANDSENSDILELFLEALSLEQNAEVRKTIVLSLPPSNMTSSAVIDCTLDVSESVRKAAYCVLANKLPLQSLSIKLRAVILRRGFADRSSTVRKECLKLLKDEWLEKCCNGDPLELLKYFDVETYELVGESVMGALLKDGLVKVKDGQGIQRFKVLISEGSEGESGHCNSDSDVQLMEPEVALYWRTVCWHLQTEAQQKGSDAATTMGTEAAVYAAEASSNNELLERILPATVSDYVELVKAHLDAGPNYRFASRQLLLLGAMLDFSDSTNRKVASAFVQELLHRSLEHEVDDDGNKVVIGDGINLGGDRDWANAVSSLVRKVHATAGEFEEVILGVVEELAQPCRERTADFMQWMHCLAVTGLLLENTKSFRWLQGKAVGPAELLQSLLLTGAKHVHLDVQRVATRCLGLFGLLERSLSEELVKQLRISLVKGQLPVSVVACKALIDLEMWHGPQELERATGQRLSSKHDDDKMAFSPVDFSDADGVVDIELLDLLYAGLDRNDWKKSVDTDENNSVQDVIGEGFAKILLLSENYLSISASLHPLLLAKLISLYFSNETEDMHRLKQCLSVFFEHYPSLSVNHKKCLSKAFILVMRSMWPGIKGNAGGAPIIVSSMRKRAVQASRFMLQMMQAPLYPKESAAEDENSSRELPETLDSTVQPSLESGEEGLAIRIATEVASFPLKKTPAEKSYVIALCKILVLLQFRLSEKGAIKLIWRLLIHITESGLAEKETVKELKGMAVRIRAVDRHPDEELSQDLINLILGRLGIDFNFNVNDSMRVPPITPAPSSTRPARSRRRVRHQDDSDEGSATSVAPTIASAINIRSQRASKTAAMTRMSASRGIRVNDNDDDDDGEESSDVTSEDDSDESDLSV; this is translated from the exons ATGGCGAACTCAGAGGAAGAAGAACAGAGTCAATTGATGCCGAAGATCTCTAGGGTTTTGAACGAAACCCTAAGCTCAAACGCCACACACCCTCGAAAGCTCAGGGACCTATTAACCCTCCGTTCTTCATCTTCCCCTCACAAATTCTTCACCGCGTTCTCCAAAGCCCTAACCCCCCTTTTCTGCTTCCACCGCCGAACTGCCGCCGCTGAGCGAGCCATCCGATTCGTTGCCATATTTGCTAGTGCACGTGATGCTGCCAATGTTTCGGATTGCGATGCCTTCTTGGAGGATTTACTGCAGTTCCTCCTCGTCGCTGCTGCCGCTGCCAACAAAACCGCTAGGTTTCGGGCGTGCCAGATAATTTCTGAG ATCATAATGCGGTTGCCAGACGACGCAGAAGTCAGTAATGAGCTCTGGGATGAGGTGATAAATTGCATGAAGAAGCGGGTGGAGGATAAGATTCCCATAATCCGCATATTTGCTGTTAGGGCTTTGTCAAGATTTGCAAATGATTCTGAAAACAGCGACATTCTTGAATTATTCCTTGAAGCACTGTCTTTAGAACAGAATGCA GAGGTACGCAAGACAATAGTTTTATCATTGCCTCCTTCGAATATGACCTCATCAGCAGTCATTGATTGCACCTTGGATGTGAGTGAATCAGTGCGCAAAGCAGCATACTGTGTTCTTGCTAATAAACTTCCTCTTCAGAGTCTCAG CATCAAGCTTAGGGCAGTCATTCTTCGGAGAGGATTTGCAGATCGTTCATCTACTGTTAGGAAGGAGTGTCTGAAATTATTGAAAGATGAATGGCTTGAGAAGTGTTGCAATGGTGACCCCTTGGAGCTTCTCAAGTACTTTGATGTTGAAACCTATGAATTGGTTGGGGAGTCTGTGATGGGTGCTCTCTTAAAAGATGGGCTGGTGAAAGTGAAAGATGGGCAAGGTATCCAGCGGTTCAAAGTATTGATCTCTGAGGGAAGTGAAG GAGAATCAGGGCATTGCAATTCAGATTCAGATGTCCAATTAATGGAACCCGAGGTTGCTTTATATTGGAGGACTGTATGCTGGCACTTGCAGACTGAAGCGCAA CAAAAAGGCTCTGATGCTGCTACCACAATGGGCACCGAGGCAGCAGTATATGCAGCAGAAGCTTCAAGCAACAATGAGCTTTTAGAGAGAATTCTTCCAGCAACTGTTTCTGACTATGTAGAATTGGTCAAAGCTCATCTTGATGCTG GGCCAAACTATCGATTTGCATCTCGGCAGTTGTTATTGCTTGGTGCGATGCTTGATTTCTCTGATTCCACAAACCGGAAAGTTGCTAGTGCATTCGTGCAGGAATTACTACACAGGTCATTGGAACATGAGGTTGATGATGATGGGAACAAGGTTGTCATTGGAGATGGCATTAACCTTGGTGGAGATAGAGATTGGGCCAATGCAGTGTCTTCTTTAGTGAGAAAGGTCCATGCTACTGCAGGTGAATTTGAAGAAGTAATTCTTGGAGTTGTGGAGGAGCTAGCTCAGCCTTGCAGGGAAAGAACTGCTGACTTTATGCAGTGGATGCACTGCCTTGCTGTGACTGGTCTGCTATTGGAAAACACCAAGTCTTTCCGTTGGTTGCAAGGAAAGGCTGTTGGACCAGCTGAACTATTGCAGTCTTTATTGCTTACAGGG GCAAAGCATGTTCACTTGGACGTGCAAAGGGTTGCCACCAGGTGCCTTGGTCTATTTGGGTTGTTAGAGAGGAGCCTAAGTGAAGAACTAGTCAAGCAGTTGAGGATTTCCTTGGTTAAGGGCCAGCTGCCAGTTAGTGTGGTGGCTTGTAAGGCATTGATTGACCTAGAAATGTGGCATGGTCCTCAGGAACTTGAGAGAGCCACAGGGCAGAGGCTCTCATCAAAACATGATGATGATAAGATGGCTTTTAGTCCTGTTGATTTTAGTGATGCAGATGGCGTTGTGGATATTGAATTACTAGATCTCTTATATGCTGGACTTGACAGAAATGATTGGAAAAAGTCTGTGGACACTGATGAGAATAACTCAGTTCAGGATGTTATTGGGGAGGGGTTTGCAAAGATTCTTCTTCTCAGTGAGAACTATCTGAGTATATCTGCTTCCTTACATCCTTTACTTCTAGCCAAGCTCATCAGCCTGTACTTCAGTAATGAAACAGAAGATATGCATAG GTTGAAACAATGCCTATCTGTATTCTTTGAGCATTATCCATCTCTCTCAGTTAATCACAAG AAGTGTTTATCCAAGGCATTCATTCTGGTTATGCGTTCGATGTGGCCGGGTATCAAGGGAAATGCAGGCGGTGCTCCCATTATTGTGTCTAGTATGCGTAAACGTGCTGTCCAAGCATCACGCTTTATGCTGCAAATGATGCAGGCTCCATTATATCCAAAGGAGAGTGCAGCTGAAGACGAAAACAGCAGCAGAGAGTTGCCTGAGACCCTAGATAGCACTGTACAACCTTCACTTGAGAGTGGGGAGGAAGGCCTGGCAATACGCATAGCCACAGAG GTGGCAAGCTTTCCTTTAAAGAAGACACCTGCTGAGAAATCATATGTTATTGCATTGTGTAAGATACTAGTCTTGCTTCAATTCCGGTTGTCTGAAAAAGGGGCAATAAAGTTAATCTGGAGGCTCTTGATCCATATTACTGAGTCTGGATTGGCAGAGAAGGAGACtgtaaaggagttgaagggaaTGGCTGTACGGATTAGGGCCGTAGATAGACATCCAGATGAGGAACTGTCGCAAGATCTAATAAATCTTATTTTGG GGAGGTTAGGTATAGACTTCAACTTTAATGTAAATGACTCCATGAGAGTGCCACCAATTACACCAGCTCCGTCTTCAACCAGACCAGCCCGTTCTAGGAGACGAGTTAGGCATCAAGATGATTCTGATGAAGGTTCAGCAACCTCTGTTGCTCCTACAATTGCCAGTGCCATAAATATTCGTTCTCAAAGAGCAAGCAAGACTGCAGCAATGACCAGGATGAGTGCCAGTAGAGGTATTAGGGtcaatgataatgatgatgatgatgacgggGAAGAAAGCTCAGACGTGACATCTGAAGATGATTCTGATGAATCTGACCTGTCTGTTTGA
- the LOC131160592 gene encoding uncharacterized protein LOC131160592 isoform X2, which yields MANSEEEEQSQLMPKISRVLNETLSSNATHPRKLRDLLTLRSSSSPHKFFTAFSKALTPLFCFHRRTAAAERAIRFVAIFASARDAANVSDCDAFLEDLLQFLLVAAAAANKTARFRACQIISEIIMRLPDDAEVSNELWDEVINCMKKRVEDKIPIIRIFAVRALSRFANDSENSDILELFLEALSLEQNAEVRKTIVLSLPPSNMTSSAVIDCTLDVSESVRKAAYCVLANKLPLQSLSIKLRAVILRRGFADRSSTVRKECLKLLKDEWLEKCCNGDPLELLKYFDVETYELVGESVMGALLKDGLVKVKDGQGIQRFKVLISEGSEGHCNSDSDVQLMEPEVALYWRTVCWHLQTEAQQKGSDAATTMGTEAAVYAAEASSNNELLERILPATVSDYVELVKAHLDAVIVSGPNYRFASRQLLLLGAMLDFSDSTNRKVASAFVQELLHRSLEHEVDDDGNKVVIGDGINLGGDRDWANAVSSLVRKVHATAGEFEEVILGVVEELAQPCRERTADFMQWMHCLAVTGLLLENTKSFRWLQGKAVGPAELLQSLLLTGAKHVHLDVQRVATRCLGLFGLLERSLSEELVKQLRISLVKGQLPVSVVACKALIDLEMWHGPQELERATGQRLSSKHDDDKMAFSPVDFSDADGVVDIELLDLLYAGLDRNDWKKSVDTDENNSVQDVIGEGFAKILLLSENYLSISASLHPLLLAKLISLYFSNETEDMHRLKQCLSVFFEHYPSLSVNHKKCLSKAFILVMRSMWPGIKGNAGGAPIIVSSMRKRAVQASRFMLQMMQAPLYPKESAAEDENSSRELPETLDSTVQPSLESGEEGLAIRIATEVASFPLKKTPAEKSYVIALCKILVLLQFRLSEKGAIKLIWRLLIHITESGLAEKETVKELKGMAVRIRAVDRHPDEELSQDLINLILGRLGIDFNFNVNDSMRVPPITPAPSSTRPARSRRRVRHQDDSDEGSATSVAPTIASAINIRSQRASKTAAMTRMSASRGIRVNDNDDDDDGEESSDVTSEDDSDESDLSV from the exons ATGGCGAACTCAGAGGAAGAAGAACAGAGTCAATTGATGCCGAAGATCTCTAGGGTTTTGAACGAAACCCTAAGCTCAAACGCCACACACCCTCGAAAGCTCAGGGACCTATTAACCCTCCGTTCTTCATCTTCCCCTCACAAATTCTTCACCGCGTTCTCCAAAGCCCTAACCCCCCTTTTCTGCTTCCACCGCCGAACTGCCGCCGCTGAGCGAGCCATCCGATTCGTTGCCATATTTGCTAGTGCACGTGATGCTGCCAATGTTTCGGATTGCGATGCCTTCTTGGAGGATTTACTGCAGTTCCTCCTCGTCGCTGCTGCCGCTGCCAACAAAACCGCTAGGTTTCGGGCGTGCCAGATAATTTCTGAG ATCATAATGCGGTTGCCAGACGACGCAGAAGTCAGTAATGAGCTCTGGGATGAGGTGATAAATTGCATGAAGAAGCGGGTGGAGGATAAGATTCCCATAATCCGCATATTTGCTGTTAGGGCTTTGTCAAGATTTGCAAATGATTCTGAAAACAGCGACATTCTTGAATTATTCCTTGAAGCACTGTCTTTAGAACAGAATGCA GAGGTACGCAAGACAATAGTTTTATCATTGCCTCCTTCGAATATGACCTCATCAGCAGTCATTGATTGCACCTTGGATGTGAGTGAATCAGTGCGCAAAGCAGCATACTGTGTTCTTGCTAATAAACTTCCTCTTCAGAGTCTCAG CATCAAGCTTAGGGCAGTCATTCTTCGGAGAGGATTTGCAGATCGTTCATCTACTGTTAGGAAGGAGTGTCTGAAATTATTGAAAGATGAATGGCTTGAGAAGTGTTGCAATGGTGACCCCTTGGAGCTTCTCAAGTACTTTGATGTTGAAACCTATGAATTGGTTGGGGAGTCTGTGATGGGTGCTCTCTTAAAAGATGGGCTGGTGAAAGTGAAAGATGGGCAAGGTATCCAGCGGTTCAAAGTATTGATCTCTGAGGGAAGTGAAG GGCATTGCAATTCAGATTCAGATGTCCAATTAATGGAACCCGAGGTTGCTTTATATTGGAGGACTGTATGCTGGCACTTGCAGACTGAAGCGCAA CAAAAAGGCTCTGATGCTGCTACCACAATGGGCACCGAGGCAGCAGTATATGCAGCAGAAGCTTCAAGCAACAATGAGCTTTTAGAGAGAATTCTTCCAGCAACTGTTTCTGACTATGTAGAATTGGTCAAAGCTCATCTTGATGCTG TTATTGTCTCAGGGCCAAACTATCGATTTGCATCTCGGCAGTTGTTATTGCTTGGTGCGATGCTTGATTTCTCTGATTCCACAAACCGGAAAGTTGCTAGTGCATTCGTGCAGGAATTACTACACAGGTCATTGGAACATGAGGTTGATGATGATGGGAACAAGGTTGTCATTGGAGATGGCATTAACCTTGGTGGAGATAGAGATTGGGCCAATGCAGTGTCTTCTTTAGTGAGAAAGGTCCATGCTACTGCAGGTGAATTTGAAGAAGTAATTCTTGGAGTTGTGGAGGAGCTAGCTCAGCCTTGCAGGGAAAGAACTGCTGACTTTATGCAGTGGATGCACTGCCTTGCTGTGACTGGTCTGCTATTGGAAAACACCAAGTCTTTCCGTTGGTTGCAAGGAAAGGCTGTTGGACCAGCTGAACTATTGCAGTCTTTATTGCTTACAGGG GCAAAGCATGTTCACTTGGACGTGCAAAGGGTTGCCACCAGGTGCCTTGGTCTATTTGGGTTGTTAGAGAGGAGCCTAAGTGAAGAACTAGTCAAGCAGTTGAGGATTTCCTTGGTTAAGGGCCAGCTGCCAGTTAGTGTGGTGGCTTGTAAGGCATTGATTGACCTAGAAATGTGGCATGGTCCTCAGGAACTTGAGAGAGCCACAGGGCAGAGGCTCTCATCAAAACATGATGATGATAAGATGGCTTTTAGTCCTGTTGATTTTAGTGATGCAGATGGCGTTGTGGATATTGAATTACTAGATCTCTTATATGCTGGACTTGACAGAAATGATTGGAAAAAGTCTGTGGACACTGATGAGAATAACTCAGTTCAGGATGTTATTGGGGAGGGGTTTGCAAAGATTCTTCTTCTCAGTGAGAACTATCTGAGTATATCTGCTTCCTTACATCCTTTACTTCTAGCCAAGCTCATCAGCCTGTACTTCAGTAATGAAACAGAAGATATGCATAG GTTGAAACAATGCCTATCTGTATTCTTTGAGCATTATCCATCTCTCTCAGTTAATCACAAG AAGTGTTTATCCAAGGCATTCATTCTGGTTATGCGTTCGATGTGGCCGGGTATCAAGGGAAATGCAGGCGGTGCTCCCATTATTGTGTCTAGTATGCGTAAACGTGCTGTCCAAGCATCACGCTTTATGCTGCAAATGATGCAGGCTCCATTATATCCAAAGGAGAGTGCAGCTGAAGACGAAAACAGCAGCAGAGAGTTGCCTGAGACCCTAGATAGCACTGTACAACCTTCACTTGAGAGTGGGGAGGAAGGCCTGGCAATACGCATAGCCACAGAG GTGGCAAGCTTTCCTTTAAAGAAGACACCTGCTGAGAAATCATATGTTATTGCATTGTGTAAGATACTAGTCTTGCTTCAATTCCGGTTGTCTGAAAAAGGGGCAATAAAGTTAATCTGGAGGCTCTTGATCCATATTACTGAGTCTGGATTGGCAGAGAAGGAGACtgtaaaggagttgaagggaaTGGCTGTACGGATTAGGGCCGTAGATAGACATCCAGATGAGGAACTGTCGCAAGATCTAATAAATCTTATTTTGG GGAGGTTAGGTATAGACTTCAACTTTAATGTAAATGACTCCATGAGAGTGCCACCAATTACACCAGCTCCGTCTTCAACCAGACCAGCCCGTTCTAGGAGACGAGTTAGGCATCAAGATGATTCTGATGAAGGTTCAGCAACCTCTGTTGCTCCTACAATTGCCAGTGCCATAAATATTCGTTCTCAAAGAGCAAGCAAGACTGCAGCAATGACCAGGATGAGTGCCAGTAGAGGTATTAGGGtcaatgataatgatgatgatgatgacgggGAAGAAAGCTCAGACGTGACATCTGAAGATGATTCTGATGAATCTGACCTGTCTGTTTGA